The genomic segment CTCTCCATGCGCTCGTCGTGCGGATAGTGTGCCAGCCGGACAAAGTTTGCATGCAGGTCCTTGAGATATCCAAAGAGATTCTTCACGTCCTGATCAGTGCAGACACGGCCTGTACGAATCGGCGCCTCGGCGTGCGCGTTCGCACCCTGCAAAAAGATAGGCTTGCCGTTCAACAGGATCCGCGTTCCCTCCACCCGCACGTCGCGGAACCCGATTTCGTCAGTGATGCGATCGTCGCCGGCTGCGAGCTCAACCTTGTACAGCCTGGGATTTTCCGGCGACCACAAATCGAGCTTCGCCGCCTTCACTTCGAACGAAGCACGACCCGCAGCATCCGTTTGCAGATGCGTGTCCACGCCCGCCTCGCGGATGCGCAAGGTCACGGGAGTGCCTGCGGTGGCGCCTTCCACGTGGATATAGCCACTGAGGATCGCGGCATCGGCCGCGTTGAATGTGGTCCCGTGGCGAAGATGGACGTCGTAGTCGTCAATGAACGCGGATGGCACGGTCACCAGGGAGACGTCACGCGTCAGACCGCCATAATCGAACCAGTCGTAGTTCACTGTCGGGATGTCATCCACGTGCCGCGTCGAGTCCACGGCGACGACGACGAAGTTGCTGCCCGGCTTCACGGCAGCAGTCACTTCGCAATCGAAAGGCGTAAAACCTCCCTCGTGATCGCAGATGTGCTGGCCGTTCACCCATACATAAGACCGGTAGTTTGCCGCTCCAACGTGGAGAAACGTCCGCTTGTTCGGCTGTGGCTGAAAGTTGAAGTCGCGCTGGTACCAGACCACGCCTTCGAACCGGAACAGTGTGGGGTCTTGCGTGTTCCAGTCGCCCGGGACCTTCAGTGTCGGGGCGGTGGCAAAATCGTACTCCGCGTTGTGCGGCCCCGAGTCGATGTTCGGATGCGTATTCTGCCCGTACCCGCCGTTCCGCACCTTGCCGCTGCTGTCATAGAGGGACGAGAAGGGCGGCTGGTCGACGAGGTAGTGCCAGTCGCCATTCAGCGAGTTCACCTCCCGCCGATCGACGCCGACGAGGAGGGTTCGCAACGGCTCCTGCGCCAAAGCGGTAGCGGAAGGCGCAAGGATGGCAACAGCGAGAACTGCGAGGAAAGCGCGCCGAACGAAGATGTGCGAAAGGAATGGGATATGCATAGGTTGATTGAGCCGACCGCACCATTGTAGGGGTCGACCCCAGCACCCGGATTGAGTTGGACAGCCGTTGACCCCGGCCGCCAAACCCGGTAAACTACTCTAGTTTGGCGATTCCTGCCTGTTGCTGTGAAGCCAATCGCTCGCTCTTCTGATTTGGACGGGGCTTGAGCGTACCCTCACAGCACGGAGTTTCCGCCCGAGCTATTTTGGATTTGAGGAGCGCGCCCAGCGTGCCGCTCTGGAGGACTTATGTACGCGGTTCTACGCACCGGTGGAAAACAATATCGTGTCGCCCCCGGCGACGTTGTGAAGATCGAGACGGTCTCGCCGTCGCAGGACAACACCATTGAATTCAGCGATGTGCTGGCGGTTTCGGGTGACAACGGCATTCTGAAGCCGGGCTCGGCCAAGGTTACGGCCGAAGTGGTCGGCGATGGCCGCGCCGCTAAGATCCTGGTCTTCCACCTGAAGCGTAAGAAGCAGTACAAGAAGATGCAGGGACACCGCCAGAACTTCACCGAGGTTCGCATCAAGGCCATCGAGGCCGACGGCGTGACCTACACCGCGGACCAGAAGTAGCCTTCAGCCGTTGGGCACTGCCAACGGGCGAACGAGATTATCGAGCTGTCCAGCTCGGAAAAGAAGAGGATTCGGCAATGGCACATAAAAAAGGTGGGGGCAGCTCCACAAACGGACGCGACTCGAATGCGCAGCGGCTGGGCGTGAAAGCCTTTGCCGGCGAATTGGTCACGGGCGGATCGATCATCATCCGTCAGCGCGGCACCAAGATCAAACCCGGCTTGAACGTCGGCATCGGCTCGGACGACACCCTGTTCGCCAAGGTGAGCGGGCGCGTGGTCTTCACTGACCGCGGCAACCACGGCCGGTTCGCTTCCATCGAGCCCGTCGCGGCTGAGTAAGCCAAAGCTTTCCAACAGAAAGGCCGCGGGACACT from the Occallatibacter riparius genome contains:
- the rpmA gene encoding 50S ribosomal protein L27 produces the protein MAHKKGGGSSTNGRDSNAQRLGVKAFAGELVTGGSIIIRQRGTKIKPGLNVGIGSDDTLFAKVSGRVVFTDRGNHGRFASIEPVAAE
- the rplU gene encoding 50S ribosomal protein L21; this translates as MYAVLRTGGKQYRVAPGDVVKIETVSPSQDNTIEFSDVLAVSGDNGILKPGSAKVTAEVVGDGRAAKILVFHLKRKKQYKKMQGHRQNFTEVRIKAIEADGVTYTADQK
- a CDS encoding glycoside hydrolase family 2 protein; its protein translation is MHIPFLSHIFVRRAFLAVLAVAILAPSATALAQEPLRTLLVGVDRREVNSLNGDWHYLVDQPPFSSLYDSSGKVRNGGYGQNTHPNIDSGPHNAEYDFATAPTLKVPGDWNTQDPTLFRFEGVVWYQRDFNFQPQPNKRTFLHVGAANYRSYVWVNGQHICDHEGGFTPFDCEVTAAVKPGSNFVVVAVDSTRHVDDIPTVNYDWFDYGGLTRDVSLVTVPSAFIDDYDVHLRHGTTFNAADAAILSGYIHVEGATAGTPVTLRIREAGVDTHLQTDAAGRASFEVKAAKLDLWSPENPRLYKVELAAGDDRITDEIGFRDVRVEGTRILLNGKPIFLQGANAHAEAPIRTGRVCTDQDVKNLFGYLKDLHANFVRLAHYPHDERMERMADRQGILIWSEIPNWQRISFDKPEVFAKDEALLREMIRRDRNKASVILWSVSNETPDNPVRTEFLTRLANEARQLDPTRLITSALNSARPKDGAMVLDDKLADALDMVGINEYIGWYVGKPEDADNTRWVLPEKPIIFSEFGAEAKYGNHGGDHARWTEEQQANVLAHQFAMLRKIPQLRGVTPWVLMDFRSPSRNIPKLQDGFNRKGLLSEKGEKKLAFSVVQKAYEDHSIGKPE